The Arcobacter lacus genome includes a region encoding these proteins:
- a CDS encoding alanine racemase, translating into MAKILLNKENLFYNLDIISKKAGSKEKVAVVLKDNAYGHGLVEIATLAKEFGIKKAVVRTIDDALKIEKIFDYILVLAEKSFHTYSHTFHIALNSLEDIDKLPQNSNVHIKVDTGMHRNGISIDNLEEAISGLSKRKINVTGVFTHHRGADELSTDFFWQKENFSLVKKSIKSICEKLLLPIPAFHSCNSAALFRTENFDEDFTRVGIATYGYLDNADVFNFPELKPVMSLWANRLSTRILEKGQSVGYGGTFTATEDMLVSTYDVGYGDGFLRLNERKSYTTPKGYRVLGRVSMDNLSLNTDDEKVCIFDDVRELAKIHDTITYEITTTLNSNIEKEII; encoded by the coding sequence TTGGCAAAAATTTTATTAAATAAAGAAAATCTATTTTACAATCTAGATATTATTTCAAAAAAAGCTGGCTCAAAAGAAAAAGTTGCAGTTGTTTTAAAAGATAATGCTTATGGACATGGACTTGTAGAAATTGCAACTTTAGCAAAAGAATTTGGAATAAAAAAAGCAGTAGTTAGAACAATAGATGACGCACTAAAAATTGAAAAAATTTTTGACTATATTTTAGTATTGGCAGAAAAATCATTTCACACTTATTCACATACTTTTCACATCGCACTAAATAGCTTAGAAGATATTGATAAACTACCACAAAATAGTAATGTTCATATAAAAGTTGATACAGGAATGCACCGAAATGGAATCTCTATTGATAACTTAGAAGAGGCAATTTCAGGGCTTTCTAAAAGAAAAATCAATGTGACTGGTGTATTTACCCACCATAGGGGAGCTGATGAACTATCAACAGATTTTTTCTGGCAAAAAGAGAATTTTTCTCTTGTGAAAAAGAGTATAAAAAGTATATGTGAAAAACTTTTATTACCTATTCCAGCTTTCCATTCTTGTAACTCTGCAGCACTTTTTAGAACAGAAAATTTTGATGAAGATTTTACGAGAGTTGGAATTGCAACTTATGGTTATTTAGATAATGCTGATGTTTTTAATTTTCCAGAATTAAAACCAGTTATGTCACTTTGGGCAAATAGGTTATCTACTAGAATTTTAGAAAAAGGACAAAGTGTTGGATATGGTGGAACATTTACAGCAACTGAAGATATGCTAGTTTCAACTTATGATGTAGGTTATGGAGATGGCTTTTTAAGATTAAACGAAAGAAAATCTTACACAACACCAAAAGGATATAGAGTTTTAGGAAGAGTATCTATGGATAACTTATCTTTAAATACAGATGATGAAAAAGTTTGTATTTTTGATGATGTAAGAGAGCTAGCAAAAATTCACGATACAATTACTTATGAAATAACAACTACTTTAAATTCAAATATAGAAAAAGAGATTATATAA
- the uvrC gene encoding excinuclease ABC subunit UvrC produces MNLQEKLQQLPNDSGVYQYFDKDGHLLYIGKAKVLKNRVKSYFKFTPKLLPADKLSPRIYKMISEVESCEWIVVPNEHDALILENSLIKQLKPKYNILLRDDKTYPYIFIDYNDDFPRLEITRKIQKSKNIKYFGPYSTGARDMLDSIYEIVPLVQKKSCVKGKKACLFHQIQKCFAPCENKISKEEYAKIIENALKYIYNKTKLISKLNEKMLQYSNDFRFEEAMTLRDRIKTIEKSQIKTGIDLATNEDIDVFAITTNNKKAVIVRMFLRDGKLTSSSHDFLKIDNFTQEFDFDYEEAYKRAIINYYDNEIPLLPKEILLGHELEEITEIEEFLYTRFNKKIKIINPKKDKKKDIVQIAFNNCEELLRLESSKNQTSIYEDLKELFNLQTLPYIIESFDNSHMMGQATVGAMIVWNETLNSFDKKAFRHYNLESKDEYSQMREMLIRRVESFEKNPAPDLWIIDGGETLLKLAYDIVQSVGVNLDIIAIAKEKLDAKAHRAKGAAKDIIHYKNIAGEFKNFNLQTSDKRLQFVQKQRDEAHRFAITFHKKQKRAQDKQISLLQIKGIGEAKIKKLLLYFGEFEKIRKASLNELKTVLNEKDANTISDYFTNFKD; encoded by the coding sequence ATGAATTTACAAGAGAAACTACAACAACTTCCAAATGATTCAGGAGTTTATCAATACTTTGATAAAGATGGACATTTACTTTATATAGGAAAAGCAAAAGTACTTAAAAATAGAGTTAAATCTTATTTCAAATTTACTCCAAAACTATTACCTGCTGATAAATTAAGTCCAAGAATTTATAAAATGATTAGTGAAGTTGAAAGTTGTGAGTGGATTGTTGTACCAAATGAACATGATGCTTTAATTCTAGAAAACTCTTTAATCAAACAATTAAAACCAAAATACAATATTTTACTTCGTGATGATAAGACTTATCCATATATTTTTATTGATTACAATGATGATTTTCCAAGACTTGAAATAACAAGAAAAATACAAAAAAGCAAAAATATAAAATATTTTGGACCGTATTCAACAGGTGCAAGGGATATGCTTGATAGTATTTATGAGATTGTTCCATTAGTTCAAAAAAAATCTTGTGTAAAAGGTAAAAAAGCTTGTCTATTTCATCAAATTCAAAAATGCTTTGCACCTTGTGAAAATAAAATCTCAAAAGAAGAGTATGCAAAGATTATAGAAAATGCTTTAAAATACATATATAATAAAACAAAGCTAATTTCAAAACTAAATGAAAAAATGCTTCAATATTCAAATGATTTTAGATTTGAAGAAGCAATGACTTTAAGAGATAGAATAAAAACAATAGAAAAATCACAAATAAAAACTGGAATAGATTTAGCTACAAATGAAGATATAGATGTTTTTGCAATTACTACAAATAATAAAAAAGCTGTAATTGTAAGAATGTTTTTAAGAGATGGAAAATTAACCTCATCGAGTCATGATTTTTTAAAGATTGATAATTTTACACAAGAGTTTGATTTTGACTATGAAGAGGCTTATAAAAGAGCTATTATAAACTATTATGACAATGAAATTCCTCTTTTACCAAAAGAGATATTACTTGGACATGAACTTGAAGAAATAACAGAAATAGAAGAGTTTTTATATACGAGATTTAATAAAAAAATAAAAATTATAAATCCAAAAAAAGATAAGAAAAAAGATATTGTTCAGATTGCTTTTAATAACTGCGAAGAGCTTCTAAGACTTGAATCATCGAAAAATCAAACTTCTATTTATGAAGATTTAAAAGAGTTATTCAACTTACAAACTCTCCCATATATAATAGAAAGTTTTGATAACTCTCATATGATGGGACAAGCAACTGTTGGAGCTATGATAGTTTGGAATGAAACATTAAACTCTTTTGATAAAAAAGCTTTTAGGCATTACAACCTTGAATCAAAAGATGAATACTCACAAATGAGAGAGATGTTAATAAGAAGAGTTGAGAGTTTTGAAAAAAATCCTGCTCCTGATTTATGGATTATTGATGGTGGAGAAACGCTTTTAAAACTAGCATATGACATAGTGCAATCAGTTGGTGTAAATCTTGATATAATTGCAATTGCAAAAGAAAAACTAGATGCAAAAGCACATAGAGCAAAGGGTGCAGCAAAAGATATAATTCACTACAAAAATATAGCTGGTGAATTTAAAAATTTTAATTTACAAACAAGTGATAAAAGACTACAATTCGTTCAAAAACAAAGGGATGAAGCTCATAGATTTGCAATAACATTTCATAAAAAGCAAAAAAGAGCGCAAGATAAGCAAATCTCTTTATTACAAATCAAAGGTATTGGTGAAGCAAAAATTAAAAAGCTTCTTTTATATTTTGGAGAATTTGAAAAAATTAGAAAAGCATCATTAAATGAATTAAAAACCGTTTTAAATGAAAAAGATGCAAATACAATTTCAGACTATTTTACTAACTTTAAGGATTAA